The Stigmatella aurantiaca DW4/3-1 genome contains the following window.
GACGCCGCCCGAGCCCGCCATCGTCTGCTTCAGGCGGAGGGCCTCGAACTCCAGGGCCACGTCCAGCTCGTTCGGGCTCAGCACCGGCGCCGAGGAGCCACCGGGAATGACGGCCTTCACCGAGCGCCCAGCGGGCAGCCCCTGGCCGTACTTGTCGCCGAAGATGAGCTCGGACACCGTGGTTTGCAGCGGAATCTCGTACACGCCCGGCCGGTTGACCGTGCCCGACAGGCACACCAGGCGCGTGCCGCCGGACTTGTCGGTGCCCAGCTTCGAATACCAGTCCGCCCCGCGCGCGAAGATGTGCGGGACGTTGGACAGCGTCTCCACGTTGTTGATGACCGTGGGGGAGCCGAACAGGCCCACCACCGCGGGGAACGGCGGCTTGAGGCGGGGCCAGCCCTTCTTGCCTTCCAAGCTCTCGAGCAGCGCCGTCTCCTCGCCGCAGATATAGGCGCCCGCGCCGCGCACCAGGTAGCAGTTCAGCTCGTAGTCCCTGCCCAGCAGCGTCTTGCCGAAGATGCCCGCCGCGTAGGCCTCCTGGATGGCCGCCTGGGTGCGCTGGGCCGGGTGTTTGAACTCGCCGCGCATGTAGATGTAGCAGGTGTGCACCCCCAGCGCGTAGGCCGCGATGGCGATGCCCTCCAGCATCATGTGCGGATCCAGGGAGAGGATGTAGCGGTCCTTGAAGGTGCCCGGCTCGGACTCGTCCGCGTTGACGGTCAGGTACTTGGGCTTGGGGTTGTCCTTGGGGACGAAGCTCCACTTGAGCCCGGTGGGGAAGCCCGCGCCGCCCCGCCCGCGCAGGTTGGACTTCTTCACCTCGTCGATGATCGCCGCGGGCGCCATCTCCAGCGCCTTCTTCAGCGACTCGTAGCCTCCCCGCTTGCGGTAGTGCTCCAACGTCCACGACTGAGGCTGCCCCCACGCCGAGGAGATAAGCGGTTCAAAGGCGGATGCGGTCGTCATGATGGAGACGCTTTCGTTGGAAGAGGGCCGATCAGGTGAGCTTGGCGAGCAGCTCGTCCACCCGGGCTTTCGTCAGGTTCTCATGGTGGTCTTCATTGACCTGAAGGCACGGCGCGGTGCCGCAGGAGGCCAGGCACTCGGTCTCCCGCAGGGTGAACGTCTCGTTGGCCTCGCCCGCCTTCAGCCCGAGCTTGTTCTCCAGATAGGCGAGCATCTTCTCGGCGCCCCTCAGCGAGCAGGAGAGGTTGGTGCACACGTCGATGGTGTACTTGCCCGGCTTCTTCAGGTGGTACATCACGTAGAAGCTGGCCACCTCGTAGGCGCGCTCGGGGGTGACCTCCAGGTTCTTGGCCACCAGACGGATGCCCTCGGGAGGGCACCAGCCCTTGAGGTCTTGCAGCAGCCGGAGCGCGGGCAGCATCCCGGCGCTTTTGCGGTCGGGCGGGTAGTGCGAGAGGATTTCTGAGATCCCCGCGTCGAACTTCTTCTGCTCTTCAGGGGTGAACAGGGGCTCCGCCATGGCGGGCGGTTCGTACGGCTCCCATGGCTGCCTTGTCAACATAAACCCCCGAAGTTCCTTGGTCCTTCATCAGCGTTAGTCCGGGCGATTTCAAGCCCCGGTTATGGGAAGCGGCACGCGGGGGGGGAGGCGGGGACGGGGGCGGAATCTGTCCCTGGGCCGATAAGGCTGGCACTTTCTTTTCCAGTGCTTGCGGATCCGGTACAGAATCGGAGCGGCCCGTGCCTGGGCGGTCAGGCGGGCTCGGCTTTGCCTGGGGGGCCATGTCCTGTGGGACAGACCCTCGTGGGACTGGCGGCAATGGTGATCTCTTGAGTGCGGCAGGACCTCACAGCGACGCGCAGAACCCCCCGGGCGTCGATCCCGAGGGCTACCGTGTGCTCATCGTCGAGGACAATCCGCACATCATCGAGATGTATGCCTACGTCCTCAAGAAGCTGGCGAGCGGGGATCTGGCGGGCAAGGTGCCGCTGGAGGTGCACTTCGCGCCGGATGGGCACCATGCGCTGACGTTGCTGCGCGAGCGCCGATTCAGCCTGGTGATGACGGACCTGTACATGCCGGTGATGGACGGGTTCGCGCTGGTGGAGCGCATCCGCGCGGAGGAGTCGCTGCGCAACATCCCCATCATCGCCATCTCCGCCGGGGGCAAAGAGGCGCAGGACCGGGCCATGCAACTGGGCGTGGACATCTACCTGCGCAAGCCGGTGCGCTTCGTGGAAGTGCTGGAGACGGTGAAGCAGTTGTTGCGCATCGGGAAGTAGGCTTCCCGGCTCCACGAAAATTGACGGCGGGGCGCGAGACGGTCTTAAAGTCGCCCATCCATGCTCAAGCCCGCTATCAACCGCGACATCGTCAGCGGCGAGGCACTGTTCATCCTCCGAAACCTGAGGGAGAACGGACGCCTGGGACGCTCGAACAAGCTGGCCGACGTCAAGGCCGCGCTCGAGCCGTCCGTCTCGCTCGAGTTCGACAGCTACTTCTTCTTTCTGCGCAAGTTTCACTACATCGCGATGGACCGCGAGGCCCAGCTCAAGCTCACAGACCAAGGGGAGCGGGTGGTGAGCGGGGAACTGCAAGACCGGTTCACCGTGGAAGTGGGGGAGTTCTTCGCTGATCAGTTGGTGGGCGAGGAGGAAGAGTCCACCATGGCCGTCAACCCCGACGACCTGGGCGGGTTTCTTCCCCCGCCTCCGCCCGAACTCACCCTGGATGACTCAGAGGTCGATCGCACCGGCAGCCCCCCGCCGTTGCCCTCCGCTGCGATCCCCCTGCCGCCGGCCGCGGTGCCCTTGCCCCCAGCCGCGGTGGCGCTGCCCCCGGCCCGGGCCTCCCGGACGGCGCTGCCCTCGGTGGATGCGCCCCTTCCGTCCTATTCGGCCCCGGTGGCGGCTCGCCCCGAGCCGCCCGTGCCGGAGAGCCGCCGGGAAGTCTCGCCGGTCCCCGCGCCCCTTCCGCTCCCCCCTGCCTCCTCGCCCTCTTCTGTCTCTTCCTCCATGCCCCCTCCTGTTTCTCCTTCCGCATCCCCGGCGACTGCGTCCAAGGGCGCCGAGCTGGACATGCGCTACCAGAAGTTCGATCCCCTGGGTTCTGGACCGCTGGGCACGGTGTTCAAGGGACGCTTCAACGCGCTCGGGCTGGATGTCTGTATCAAGGAGCTGAAAGACATCTTCGGGTACTTCTCCTTTCTCCAGCGCGGCGAGGTGCTCAAGCGGCTGAAGAAGGAGCTGTGCGCCCAAGCCCAGGTGCGCCACCCCTCCATCGTGGAGATCCTCGACCAGAACGTGGACTCGGCCCGCCCGTACTTCGTCCTGCAACTGCTCCGGACCAGCCTCCGGGAGAAGCTCGAGGCGGGGGGCGGCAAGGGGGTGGCGGTGTCCCTGGCGCTCCGCTGCTTCCTGCAACTGGCTTACGGGTTGCGCGCGGCCCACGCGGCGGGGCTGCACCACCACAACCTCAAGCCGGAGAACGTCCTCTTCGACGACTACGGCAACGCGAGGCTGGCGGACTTCGGCATGGGGCGCGTGATCGAGGTGGATGCCACCAAGGGAATGCCTCAGGTCTTCATGGGCACCGGGGGCATGGTCTACATGGCGCCCGAGCTCATCAACCGCTCCAAGGACGCGGGCGCCTCGGCCGACGTGTACGGCCTGGGCATCCTCCTCTACGAGATGTTCACCGGTCAGATTCCGGGCCGCCGCTCCCCGCTGCCCTCCGAGGTCAACCCCGAGGCGCCCTCCGGGCTGGACGCCATCTTCGACAAGATGACGCAGGACAAGAAGGATCAGCGCTACCCGGACATCGACGCGATGCTGGAGGACCTCTACAAGGCCTTCCCCGAGCGCGAGTTCCTCGAGAAGGGAGACCTGGTGCTCTCCTCGGAGCCGCAGCGGGCCTAGGGCTCCTGCCTGCACGGGGGGGGCTGTCCCGGCGCGGGCCGCGCCACGGGACAACCCCGCCCGGTTCAGGACCGCATCCGGGACGCCAGCTCCTTCTGCGAGAGGGCGCCCTTCTCCAGCAGCAGCTCGAGCAGGGCCCGGAGGATCTTCGAGCTCTTCTCCTGGTTCTGCTGGACCGCCTGGAGCCGCTGCATCTCCTCGGGGGTCAGGCTCGCGGAGGGGGCTCCCCCCGAGAGAATCTCATCGAGGATGTCCGCCGCACTCGCGCTCCCCCCACTGGCGGCGGGGGCAGCGCCCGCCGCCTGGGACGGGGCGACGTCGGCGATGCGCTTCACCACCGTCTTGCCGCTCATGTCGACGACTTTGAACTCGTCCTCTCCGCTGCTGCTCGGAACGGACGGGTCCTCGTCGGCGAAGCGCGTGGAGACGGTGGGTTCCTGGCCGCGGTAGTGGCGGAGGATGGCGTGTTCGATCTCCTTGTCGCCGGCAATCACCACGGTGACGCGGGCGCGGCTCTTGGCCACCACCTGATCGACGGTGTTCAAGTCCGTGGGGTCGGACATGGCGAGCACCAACGTCTTGCCGTTGTCCTTGAGGGAGACCGGGAAGATGCCCTTCTGCTCGGCGAAGGTCACGTCCACCTTGGCGAGGGCGCCTGGATCCCTCGTGACGTGGCCCAGGTGCATGCGCTGCATGCCCGTGCCCTGACAGATGGCGTTGATGATGGTCTCCTCGTTGGCGATGCCCATGTCCACGATGACGCGCGACAGGCGGCCTCCCCACTGGTCATGCTGGGCAAGGGCGCTGCGCAACTGCAGGTCGTCGATGACGCGGGCTTTGATGAGGAGTTCTCCGATGCGGTTGCGTTGAGGAGCGGCCATGAGGACAGTGTACCGTCAGGATGCGGGGAGCGATGCATTCTGGCTTCCACAGGGGTGGGTCTCCGTGCAAGCCGGGCTGCGTGGAAGGTTGCCTGGCGGCGGTTGGCCCGTGGGGGCCCATCGCCCGAGGGCCTGCCTGCTCCCCGAGGAGGCGTGAGCCATGCAGCCTTTCGCGGACGCACAGGTGCTGAGCTGTCCCTATTGCGGCGAGGAAGTGGAGGTGCAGGCCGACGCGGTGGGCCCCTCCACGGAGCAGTACGTCGAGGACTGCTCGGTGTGCTGCCGCCCCTGGTCGGTCTCCGTCACCCGGGAAGGGGAGGAGGTCTGGGTGAGCCTCGGCCGGGACGATGATTGAGGCCGTGCTTGACACGTCTCAAAGCATGGTTCTCTTGAGTCTTGTGAGGCGGTGAGCCCCGGGGGCACGGGGGGCCGTTCACGACACGAAACATGTCCAATGACTCAAGTGCCGTCCGCTGCGTTCAGCGGCACGGAAGGGAGAAGACCATGCAGACCCGTTTCAATCCGTTCGAGTTGCGCAATGGGGCCGCCGTCGTGGGGCCGTTCATGAGGGATTTCGACTTCCTGTTCCAGGGCCTGGCGGGCCACACGGGGCGCCACGGCAACAGCTTCGCCCCTCCCGCCGACATCTTCGAGACCGAGGCGGGGCTCACCTTGCAGGTAGACCTGCCCGGGCATGACCCGAAGACCATCGAGGTGAAGGTGGAGCAGGGAGTGTTGACTTTCCGCTCCGAGCGCAAGGCGGAGCCGAACGCCAAGGAGAACGCGCGCCGGTTGGAGCGCGGCTTCGGGGTGTACACCCGCTCCTTCACGCTGCCGGACACCGTGGACGCCACCCAGGTGGAGGCGCGCTACGAGCACGGCGTGCTCACGCTGACGCTGCCTCGCAAGGAAGAGTCCAAGCCCCGCGTCATCGAAGTGAAGGTGCAGGGCTGAGAAAACACCTCTCCCCTGCCCCTCCTTCGATGAGAGGGGACGAAAGACGCAAGGGCTCCGCCCGTGGGGGGCGGGGCCCCTGGGCTACTTCTTGACGCCGAGCGCTAGCGGGATGCGGAACAGCTCCAGCACCTGCTGAACGTCCAGCGGCTTGGCCAGACAGGCGATGGCGCCGGCCTGCTTCGACTGCTCCACCACCTCGGGCGAGTGGTTGGAGGTCATGGTGATGAGCCGCACGCTCTCCATCTGCTTGCGAGCGCGAATGCGGCGGCACACCTCCAGACCGTCGATGTCCGGCATGTTCAGGTCGATGAGCATGCCGTGGGGCTTCTGCTCGGAGACGAGCAGCAGCGCTTCCACGCCACTGCTGGTGCTCTGAAGCTCCACCTGGGCCGTGTAGGGCTTGAACGCGCGCTTGATGGCGTCCAACACGGGGCGCTCGTCGTCCACCACCAGCAGTTTCACCGTCCCACTGCCTAGCTCATCGGGCACCGGCATCTGGTGAGCGATGAGGAAGGAGCGCAGGTCCGTCGAGCGAACTCGCCGGTGTCCTCCTGGCGTACGGAACGCCATCAGGATACCCCGGTCAATCCACTTGCTGACGGTCGAGGGATCCACCTGCAGCAGCCG
Protein-coding sequences here:
- a CDS encoding CPXCG motif-containing cysteine-rich protein gives rise to the protein MQPFADAQVLSCPYCGEEVEVQADAVGPSTEQYVEDCSVCCRPWSVSVTREGEEVWVSLGRDDD
- a CDS encoding response regulator, which gives rise to MSTGSGQQKEELLPSGTTDQLYTTHDISRLLQVDPSTVSKWIDRGILMAFRTPGGHRRVRSTDLRSFLIAHQMPVPDELGSGTVKLLVVDDERPVLDAIKRAFKPYTAQVELQSTSSGVEALLLVSEQKPHGMLIDLNMPDIDGLEVCRRIRARKQMESVRLITMTSNHSPEVVEQSKQAGAIACLAKPLDVQQVLELFRIPLALGVKK
- a CDS encoding general secretion pathway protein GspE, whose protein sequence is MAAPQRNRIGELLIKARVIDDLQLRSALAQHDQWGGRLSRVIVDMGIANEETIINAICQGTGMQRMHLGHVTRDPGALAKVDVTFAEQKGIFPVSLKDNGKTLVLAMSDPTDLNTVDQVVAKSRARVTVVIAGDKEIEHAILRHYRGQEPTVSTRFADEDPSVPSSSGEDEFKVVDMSGKTVVKRIADVAPSQAAGAAPAASGGSASAADILDEILSGGAPSASLTPEEMQRLQAVQQNQEKSSKILRALLELLLEKGALSQKELASRMRS
- the nuoE gene encoding complex I 24 kDa subunit family protein, coding for MAEPLFTPEEQKKFDAGISEILSHYPPDRKSAGMLPALRLLQDLKGWCPPEGIRLVAKNLEVTPERAYEVASFYVMYHLKKPGKYTIDVCTNLSCSLRGAEKMLAYLENKLGLKAGEANETFTLRETECLASCGTAPCLQVNEDHHENLTKARVDELLAKLT
- a CDS encoding Hsp20/alpha crystallin family protein; this encodes MQTRFNPFELRNGAAVVGPFMRDFDFLFQGLAGHTGRHGNSFAPPADIFETEAGLTLQVDLPGHDPKTIEVKVEQGVLTFRSERKAEPNAKENARRLERGFGVYTRSFTLPDTVDATQVEARYEHGVLTLTLPRKEESKPRVIEVKVQG
- a CDS encoding response regulator, with amino-acid sequence MSAAGPHSDAQNPPGVDPEGYRVLIVEDNPHIIEMYAYVLKKLASGDLAGKVPLEVHFAPDGHHALTLLRERRFSLVMTDLYMPVMDGFALVERIRAEESLRNIPIIAISAGGKEAQDRAMQLGVDIYLRKPVRFVEVLETVKQLLRIGK
- the nuoF gene encoding NADH-quinone oxidoreductase subunit NuoF; this translates as MTTASAFEPLISSAWGQPQSWTLEHYRKRGGYESLKKALEMAPAAIIDEVKKSNLRGRGGAGFPTGLKWSFVPKDNPKPKYLTVNADESEPGTFKDRYILSLDPHMMLEGIAIAAYALGVHTCYIYMRGEFKHPAQRTQAAIQEAYAAGIFGKTLLGRDYELNCYLVRGAGAYICGEETALLESLEGKKGWPRLKPPFPAVVGLFGSPTVINNVETLSNVPHIFARGADWYSKLGTDKSGGTRLVCLSGTVNRPGVYEIPLQTTVSELIFGDKYGQGLPAGRSVKAVIPGGSSAPVLSPNELDVALEFEALRLKQTMAGSGGVIVMDDTSCMVRCLWRVARFYAEESCGQCTPCREGTPWQTRLLRKIEEGRGEMADIEMLSHVASSIAPYPPMGLGNTICALGDAAALPTHSFLMRFRAEFEAHIHEKRCPFGDKPWGAFGDWS
- a CDS encoding serine/threonine-protein kinase, giving the protein MLKPAINRDIVSGEALFILRNLRENGRLGRSNKLADVKAALEPSVSLEFDSYFFFLRKFHYIAMDREAQLKLTDQGERVVSGELQDRFTVEVGEFFADQLVGEEEESTMAVNPDDLGGFLPPPPPELTLDDSEVDRTGSPPPLPSAAIPLPPAAVPLPPAAVALPPARASRTALPSVDAPLPSYSAPVAARPEPPVPESRREVSPVPAPLPLPPASSPSSVSSSMPPPVSPSASPATASKGAELDMRYQKFDPLGSGPLGTVFKGRFNALGLDVCIKELKDIFGYFSFLQRGEVLKRLKKELCAQAQVRHPSIVEILDQNVDSARPYFVLQLLRTSLREKLEAGGGKGVAVSLALRCFLQLAYGLRAAHAAGLHHHNLKPENVLFDDYGNARLADFGMGRVIEVDATKGMPQVFMGTGGMVYMAPELINRSKDAGASADVYGLGILLYEMFTGQIPGRRSPLPSEVNPEAPSGLDAIFDKMTQDKKDQRYPDIDAMLEDLYKAFPEREFLEKGDLVLSSEPQRA